One uncultured Draconibacterium sp. genomic window, CACACTGCCAGACAAACTATCGCCCGGCCCAAGCAAATAGGTTGGATGTAAGGCGGTTGAATCGCTGAAAGTCCCGTCGCCTGTGCTCGTCCACAACAAACTACTGTGGTTCCATGCCGTATCAACATCGAGTATAATATCTTCCATCGAACAAACAGTCTGATCCGGTCCGGCTTCTGCTTCCGGAATTGGATATACTTTTATCCGACCAATCTCAACGGTATCGCAACCGTGTGCCGACCAATGTAACACTTCCACGTCAAATTCACCCTCTTCGTCCCAAAGCTGATCAATTTCACTTCCCCAGGTAGTATCGCCCGGGGCAGGACGTTCAGGATCGACAAATTCGATGTATGGAATATCAGCTGCGTAAAGGCTCGAATCGGATGTCCGGTAAATGTTCCACTCGTAAGTGGAGCCTTCTTCTCCGTCTAAACGGTAAGTTCGGTATGCACCCAAACATACTGAATCGATGACATAGCTTTCCTGTGCAGCCACCATCGTGGTCACTACCATCATCATCATCATCAATATGTATTTCTGCCGTTTCATTTTTTTAACTACAAGTTGAGCGAAGCGAAATCCCGGCCGATAGCGTCGGGACTGCCATAAACAAGAAGAATACTATGTACATCAACTTTTTCATCTAATTGTAATCCTATTACTTTTTAACCGCAGAGAGCACGGAGTTCACGCAGAGGGCCACGGAGTTTTCTCTGTGTTCTTTGCGAATTCTCTGTGATCTTTGCGTTTAAATTCTTCATAATTTATTCACTAGTCTTTTAATTCCGTCACTCAATCTGTATACATTAAAATTCAATAATAATCCCAGTTTGCAACCTGATAATTTTAAATAAGTTAAAACCTGTGCCGTGTGTACATCGTTTAAGGCTTCTACTGCTTTTAACTCAACAACCACTTTACGCTCAACCAGCAGATCAATTCGGTATCCTGCCTCCAGTTTCACTTCTTTATAAACCACCGGTAAAGGTTTCTGACGTTCCACCATCAATCCCGCTTCTTTTAATTCATAGAACAGACACTCTTCATAAGCACTTTCCAGTAAACCCGGACCAAGTGCCTTGTGCACCTCAATGGCACAGCCTATTATTTTTCCCGATATGTCGTTCTCATTCATTTTTTATCGTTTTAATCGCAGAGAGCTGCAGAGTTTTTTCTCTGTCTTCTTTGCGCATTCTTCGCGTTCTTTGCGTTTATATTTTCATTTCTAATTTACAATTTAACTCTTCCATACGCTAATCATCTTTTAAGTAAATCTGCGACTGACTTGGTTTTGGATAAATTAAAATACCCGTATTGGGTCGGTCTTCTTCATCATATTCGTACGATTTACATACTCCGTCTTCAATTTTCATGATCCAGAATTTGGTTTCACCCACCGGCAACGGTTCTGTTATCGGTATCGAAATTTCAGGTCCAATCACATCGCCATTTAAGTTATAGGTACTTGGTGTAAGCGCATCGCCAATGGTGTAATAAATGGTATAAGGACCAACTCCTGAGAAAATAATTTTAACCGAAGTGGGATCACCTATACAAACCGAATCTGCCTCCAGCGTAAGGTCGAGCTGTTTCTCAACTACCTCCATCACATACATTTCAATGTTATCGGTACAGCTTACTTCGTCCCAAACATGAATACGTACATAGTATTTGCCCGGGCCTAAACCTACCACTTTCACTGAGCTTTCGGTGTTCATTGCGTTATTGGCATACATTCCATCCACGAAGTACACCGTAGGATCCAATGTTCCGGCCGGATCAAGTACATCCGTAGTTGCCGAATCATTTGCTTCATAAATTCCCCATACAAAATGGGTTTCCGGAATATTTGGCCGGCTTACTACACTAAACTCCATGGTATCGCATTCTTCAATAACAATCTGTGCCGAAGCATTTGCCACAGCCAGCATTACCAGGAGTATTCCCAGTAAAACAATTGTACGAATATGTGCGATCCTGTTTTTCATTCTTTTTTAGCTCCAAGACTCAAGTCTCTGGCTTCATGTTTTTTTTATTCCTTTTTTGTTTGTCTTTCTTCTTTAAGCAACAAGTTGCAAGATTCAAGCTTCAAGTTTATTCTTTTAACTTTTTCTTCTTTGTGATACTTTGTGTTTAAAATTTTACCACAAAGGACTCAAAGTTCCCACGAAGTTTCACAAAGCAGATCTGTTTCTTCACCTCAATTACTAATTCTACTCATTCGCTCATTCACTCAACCACCCTCTTGCTCCAAACTACTTTCTACCCTGATCAAGGCCTCATCGTGGAGCGCGGTTGTGTTGTGGTTTCTTTTCCCCGGAGCTAAAGCACCGGGCTACCTATATACCGCCCCGATGGGGCTTTTCTGCTCCCGATCGTTATCGGGCTGCAACTGTCACACTCGTCACTCTTTATTCAGCAGGTGAACTTAAAGTCACCAGCTGAACACTGTGACTGACCACTGTGACTGACAATTACTCATTCACTCATTCAACTCAATTACTCAGTCACCTCATTCACTCATTCACCTCAATTACTAATTCTACTCATTCACTCATTCTCCTTAATTACTCATTCACTCAACCACCCTCTTGCTCCAAACTACTTTCTAGCCTGATCAAGGCCTCGTTGTGGAGCGTGGTTGTGTTGTGGTTTCTTTTCCCCGGAGCTAAAGCACCGGGCTACCAATATATCGCCCCGATGGGGCTTTTCTGCTCCCGATCGTTATCGGGCTGCAACTGTCACACTCGTCACTCTTTATTCAGCAGGTGAACTTAAAGTCACCAGCTGAACACTGTGACTGACAATTACTCATTCACTCATTCTCCTTAATTACTCATTCTCTCAACCACCCTCTTGCTCCAAACTACTTTCTAGCCTGATCAAGGCCTCGTTGTGGAGCGCAGTTGTGTTGTGGTTTCTTTTCCCCGGAGCTAAAGCACCGGGCTACCAATGTATCGCCCCGATGGGGCTTTTCTGCTCCCGATCGTTATCGGGCTGCAACTGAACACTCGTCACTCTTTATTCAGCAGGTGAACTTAAAGTCACCAGCTGAACACTGTGACTGCCAACTTCCAGACATGCCTCCGGCATTACAGCTTGGTTGCCGCTGTTTAATGCACTGGTTTTTACTACGTACCGGAATTTGTTTTGTATGGAAAACCTTGCTTCCGGTGCGCCTCTTGTTCCCGACTTTGGGCCATACCCCGGCCGGGGAGGTGCTTTTGTATTTATTGACATATCTACCTCATTCTGTAATCATTTAAATGAATATTATCAGTTACCTACCTGTTGATTTTCCACCTGAATACCAACATTTTTTCCGGATCGTACTTTACCCATACCCGGCCCTTTGCCCGGTACACGGAGAATCTTCATTTGTAAAGATTCGGGTTGTTTCCTCACTTTCAATACGCTCGGTAACTTTTTATTTCACCTTACATTTATACGGCAGGTCTCGTCCTGCTACGTTTAATTCATCTTCGTTTTGCTGCTGCAAAATCAGTTTCTTCTCACTTTTCATAACCACTTTAGTCATTGGTCATTGG contains:
- a CDS encoding GxxExxY protein; this encodes MNENDISGKIIGCAIEVHKALGPGLLESAYEECLFYELKEAGLMVERQKPLPVVYKEVKLEAGYRIDLLVERKVVVELKAVEALNDVHTAQVLTYLKLSGCKLGLLLNFNVYRLSDGIKRLVNKL